TCTTCCACCTCCAGGGCCTGATGTAAGGCCGCCAACACATCGTCCCCCAGGTTGATGTTGGCATCGATAAAGAGGCCTCTCACGACCCTGGTTATTTCTCCTACGGATACCTCTCTCATCCCCTGAACCTCCTTTCCCCAGCCTATGCCTCTTTGGGCATTGCTATCAGCCCCTCCTTCATGAGTAGTTTTGTCTCTTCCCTCGCCCTCTTTATAATCCGGGTGGCATTCTCAAAGAGTTCCTCGCGAGAGGGCTTCACTCTGGCCACCCCCTGCTCGATGGCCTTCAACGCTACAGCCACCGCCTCGCGGGGGAAGACCTCCCACTCACCCATGGTGGGAATGAGGTACTCTTCACTCATCCCGATGTCCTCGGCGCAACGGGCCAGCTCCTCGGCCGCAGCGATGCACATCTCATCGGTGATGGTAGTAGCCATAACATCAAGGGTCCCACGGAAGATCCCCGGAAAGCCCAAGGAGTTATTTACCTGGTTGGAAAAATCCGAGCGGCCGGTGGCAACAATCTTCGCCCCTGCCTCCTTGGCCTCCCAAGGCCAGATCTCTGGAATGGGGTTTGCGCAGGTAAAGACTATGGAATCTTTTGCCATGCTCGCTATCCAATCCTTCTTGATCACGTCCGGACCTGAACGGGAAAGGGAAATGAGGACATCTGCCCCTTTCATTGCCTCCGGTGTTGTTCCCACTAAGCCATCTTTATTAGTTATCTGGCAGAAATGCCATTTTTCTTTGTATTTATCCTTCAGCTCTGTGCGACCTGGATGTAATGTCCCCTTGCTATCCACCATGACGATGTTGCCAGGAGTCACCCCAGCGGCGATCAGCACCCTTGTAATAGCGATGTTGGCCCCCCCGGCACCATTCATGACGATCCTCACCTGATCCATCGCCTTTCCCACAATCTTGAGTGCATTGATCAGACCGGCCAAGGTGACCGCTGCGGTACCCTGCTGATCGTCGTGCCAGATAGGTATCCGGGCCTGTTTGCGCAGGGTATCAAGGACATAAAAACATTTCGGCTGGGAGATATCTTCCAGGTTTACACCGCCAAAGCTCGGTTGCAAGAGCAAAACGGTCTTGATGATCTCATCGGGGTCCTTGGTATCCAGACAGATAGGGAAGGCATCAACCCCCCCGAGATACTTAAATAGAATAGCCTTTCCTTCCATCACAGGCAGAGCCGCTTCAGGACCGATATCCCCCAAGCCCAGGACCCTGGTCCCATCGGAGACCACAGCCACCATGTTGGCCTTGTTGGTGTGTTGGAAAACCTGCTCAGGATTCTTATTGATGTCCCTGCACGGCTCTGCTACCCCAGGGGTATACCAAATGGCGAAATCATTAAAGTCCCGAATAGCACATTTAGGGGTAACCTCCACCTTCCCTTGATAAAAGGGATGGAGTCTCATGGCATCCTGGGCCGGTTTCTTCGCCTTGGCCAATAGCTCTTCTTTGGTAAGTTTCATGGTTCCCTCCTTGGTTCCTAATTGTTTTCTATATATCCCCTCCCTTATAGCCACACGAACTCCTGATGATGAGTTCAGGCTCCAAGACCTGCTCCAGACCTACCTGATCCCCCTCTATTCTCTGCATCAATCTGCGCACTGCCATGGAACCCAGGCTGTACTTTTTCTGAGATACAGTGCTCAAACCCACCATCCGCAGGGAGGCGAATTCGATATCATTAAACCCCAAGAGGGCCACATCCTCCGGGACCTTCACACCTTTTTCCAAGAGGGCATCATATACACCCAAGGCCATATAATCATTGAAGGAGAAGATGGCGGTAGGTGGGTGGGCAAGGGAGAGGAACCTCTTGGCCGCCTCATAGCCTGACCCCTTCAGGTAGTCCCCCCCGAAGATAAGATCATCGTCAATGGAGAGGCCATGCTTGTCCAAGGCCCTGCGTACCCCCTCCATCCGCTCCATAGTGACAGAAGACTCTAGACTCCCCCTGACGATCCCGATCCTCCTGTGCCCCATCTTCAACAGGTGTTCCAGGGCCATCTCTCCACCCTTTATGTTATCAACCCCGACATAGTCCACTTTGCCAGAGAGGTCAGATTCTAAGACCTTCCTGTTTACCAACACGAGGGGAAACCCTTCCTGGGCCAGGGCGGCCACATATTCATCCTTTATATGGGCCGAGGTGAGGATGATACCATCCACCCCCTTTCTCCTCAACTCCCTGATATGTTCCCCCTCCAGGGAGAGATCATAATTGGTGCAACACAAGATTACGCTATAACCAAAGGACCTGGCGGTATCCTCGATCCCCTGGGACAGCTCAAGATAAAAGGGATTTCTTATAGTTGTGATGATCAGCCCTAGGACCTTGCTCTTCTTTAACACCATGCTACGGGCAACCAAACTGGGTTGATAATCCAACTCCTTGATCAACTTCAAGACCCTCTCCCTCGTGATCTTCTTTACCCCAGGCCTATTGTTTAAGACCCTGGAGACGGTGGTATGTGATACGTGAGCTAGTCTTGCTATGTCTTTGATGGTCAAGTAATCCATTTATGTTAACGTTAACATAAATAAAC
The sequence above is drawn from the Deltaproteobacteria bacterium genome and encodes:
- a CDS encoding LacI family DNA-binding transcriptional regulator; amino-acid sequence: MDYLTIKDIARLAHVSHTTVSRVLNNRPGVKKITRERVLKLIKELDYQPSLVARSMVLKKSKVLGLIITTIRNPFYLELSQGIEDTARSFGYSVILCCTNYDLSLEGEHIRELRRKGVDGIILTSAHIKDEYVAALAQEGFPLVLVNRKVLESDLSGKVDYVGVDNIKGGEMALEHLLKMGHRRIGIVRGSLESSVTMERMEGVRRALDKHGLSIDDDLIFGGDYLKGSGYEAAKRFLSLAHPPTAIFSFNDYMALGVYDALLEKGVKVPEDVALLGFNDIEFASLRMVGLSTVSQKKYSLGSMAVRRLMQRIEGDQVGLEQVLEPELIIRSSCGYKGGDI
- a CDS encoding NADP-dependent malic enzyme; protein product: MKLTKEELLAKAKKPAQDAMRLHPFYQGKVEVTPKCAIRDFNDFAIWYTPGVAEPCRDINKNPEQVFQHTNKANMVAVVSDGTRVLGLGDIGPEAALPVMEGKAILFKYLGGVDAFPICLDTKDPDEIIKTVLLLQPSFGGVNLEDISQPKCFYVLDTLRKQARIPIWHDDQQGTAAVTLAGLINALKIVGKAMDQVRIVMNGAGGANIAITRVLIAAGVTPGNIVMVDSKGTLHPGRTELKDKYKEKWHFCQITNKDGLVGTTPEAMKGADVLISLSRSGPDVIKKDWIASMAKDSIVFTCANPIPEIWPWEAKEAGAKIVATGRSDFSNQVNNSLGFPGIFRGTLDVMATTITDEMCIAAAEELARCAEDIGMSEEYLIPTMGEWEVFPREAVAVALKAIEQGVARVKPSREELFENATRIIKRAREETKLLMKEGLIAMPKEA